One window of Halichondria panicea chromosome 7, odHalPani1.1, whole genome shotgun sequence genomic DNA carries:
- the LOC135338234 gene encoding ras-related protein Rap-1b-like, with product MPVKPEYKVTLLGAGGVGKSALTLRIISGVFTPTYNPTVEDYYRHDTMVDGVGPCIVEILDTAGTEQFASMKQLYMSNCRSFALVYSVDDRASFDETLDLYQQILSMASNPGDVTVILVGNKSDLDDCREVEMSEGQHAAKSIMNNCAFIETSAKDGANVQKFFVKLVGLMSGQVRGSSSIMGKRPRSSTVSKSALLRNSLRIGPRRSRERSNSQPDLTVYSTDSGCYTNFSIPTDLPDGLPTMAPGDNARKRCSIM from the coding sequence ATGCCTGTAAAGCCGGAATACAAGGTCACTCTGTTGGGAGCTGGAGGAGTGGGAAAGAGTGCATTGACACTGCGAATCATATCTGGTGTGTTCACACCAACATACAATCCAACAGTGGAAGACTACTATCGACACGATACAATGGTGGATGGTGTTGGACCTTGCATTGTGGAGATCCTCGACACAGCAGGAACTGAACAATTTGCAAGCATGAAGCAACTCTACATGTCCAACTGTAGATCCTTTGCATTAGTGTACTCGGTGGATGATAGAGCCAGCTTTGATGAGACTCTAGATCTCTACCAGCAAATCCTGTCAATGGCTAGCAATCCTGGTGACGTCACAGTCATTTTAGTAGGTAACAAAAGCGATCTCGACGACTGCAGAGAAGTGGAGATGTCAGAAGGACAACATGCTGCAAAGAGCATCATGAATAACTGTGCATTTATAGAAACTTCAGCAAAAGATGGAGCAAACGTACAAAAGTTCTTTGTCAAGCTCGTGGGACTCATGAGTGGTCAAGTGCGAGGTTCCTCCAGTATAATGGGAAAAAGACCCAGATCAAGCACTGTGTCAAAGTCAGCTCTCCTGCGAAACTCTCTCAGAATTGGACCACGCAGATCAAGAGAGAGAAGCAACTCACAACCCGACCTCACCGTCTACTCGACTGACTCTGGCTGCTACACAAACTTTTCCATACCCACAGATCTTCCTGATGGCCTACCAACCATGGCTCCCGGGGACAATGCACGAAAACGCTGTTCAATTATGtaa
- the LOC135338929 gene encoding serine/threonine-protein kinase RIO2-like, producing MGRLNVALLRYLTKEDFRVLTAVEMGMKNHEVVPANLVASIAGLKHGGCHKVLRQLVQHKLVCYEHKKVCGYRLTFTGYDYLALKVFAVRDILYSVGNQIGVGKEADIYIVANEKGEQFALKIHRLGRTSFRKLKEKRDYHQHRGYASWIYLSRLAAMKEYAYMKALYDHSFPVPCPVDFNRHCVVMQLHGGHPLSQVNSVADPSALYSVLMELIVQLAGYGLIHCDFNEFNILIDDKDVPTVIDFPQMVSTSHSNAMWYFDRDVQCIRDFFKRKFSYESHLFPSFSDIVPTESLDTAVSASGFSRDMQESLEQATLLTDTEVCEVESSNLDNSENKASTTGQCLEPP from the exons ATGGGGAGACTTAACGTTGCCCTCCTGCGCTACCTCACCAAGGAAGATTTCAGAGTACTCACAGCT GTTGAGATGGGTATGAAGAATCACGAAGTGGTCCCTGCCAACCTGGTAGCCTCGATAGCCGGTCTCAAACATGGTGGCTGTCATAAAGTCCTACGACAGCTAGTACAGCATAAACTAGTGTGTTACGAGCACAAGaaag TGTGTGGATACCGACTGACATTCACTGGCTATGACTACTTGGCCCTGAAAGTGTTTGCTGTACGAGACATACTCTACTCCGTAGGCAACCAGATCGGAGTGGGCAAAGAAGCAG ATATCTACATCGTGGCTAATGAGAAAGGGGAGCAGTTTGCACTAAAAATACACAG ACTGGGTCGTACTTCGTTCCGTAAGCTCAAGGAGAAGAGGGACTACCACCAGCACAGAGGGTATGCCTCGTGGATATACCTCTCCCGTCTGGCCGCCATGAAGGAGTACGCCTACATGAAG GCACTGTATGATCACAGCTTCCCTGTGCCCTGTCCCGTGGACTTCAACAGACACTGTGTAGTGATGCAGCTCCATGGTGGCCACCCTCT ctcccaGGTGAACAGCGTGGCCGACCCCTCTGCCCTCTATAGCGTACTGATGGAGCTGATCGTACAGCTGGCTGGCTACGGACTCATACACTGCGACTTTAACGAGTTCAACATCCTGATTGACGATAAGGACGTCCCCACAGTTATTGATTTCCCCCAAATGGTCTCCACTTCCCACTCCAACGCTATGTG GTATTTTGATCGAGATGTCCAGTGCATTCGCGACTTTTTCAAGAGAAAATTCTCCTATGAGAGTCACCTGTTTCCCTCGTTCTCTGATATAGT GCCAACAGAGAGTCTGGATACTGCAGTCTCAGCCAGTGGCTTTTCAAGAGATATGCAGGAGAGCCTTGAGCAA GCAACGTTGCTCACAGACACTGAAGTGTGTGAGGTTGAGAGTAGTAACCTTGACAACAGTGAAAACAAGGCCAGCACTACTGGACAATGTTTAGAGCCACCC
- the LOC135338236 gene encoding uncharacterized protein LOC135338236, translating to MAFWRSLVPVLRTSLPSLREVSVSGTWTRCCNRMLSGTGGDEDSHNDDPKFFIDEETMKIISPGREVADPRDIPVFLGDSPAPTTHAPSTPAPSRRRKDGSLPVVRMRLKNQWHQKLPIVHIKATYNNTIYTITDCEGKVLAWSTAGSAGFKNARRGTTFAAQSAAMAAAQKARQLGFQKVQVLIKGPGPGRQPSIKGLEGGGLQIVSVQDVTPVPHNGCRPRKARRL from the exons ATGGCTTTCTGGAGATCACTGGTGCCTGTGCTTAGAACCTCCTTGCCGTCTCTGAGGGAGGTGTCTGTCAGTGGGACTTGGACAA GATGTTGTAACCGGATGCTGTCTGGGACTGGAGGGGATGAAGACTCACACAACGATGACCCAAAGTTCTTTATTGATGAGGAGACTATGAAGATCATCAG TCCGGGAAGAGAGGTTGCTGATCCACGAGACATTCCTGTGTTCTTAGGCGACTCACCCGCCCCCACCACTCATGCCCCTTCAACCCCCGCCCCCTCTCGTCGGCGCAAGGACGGCTCTCTACCTGTTGTGAGAATGAGACTCAAGAATCAGTGGCATCAGAAGCTGCCCATAGTTCACATTAAGGCCACCTACAACAACACTATCTACACCATCACCGACTGTGAAGGAAAAGTGCTAGcctggtcaacagct GGAAGTGCTGGCTTTAAGAATGCACGTAGAGGGACCACCTTCGCTGCTCAGTCAGCTGCAATGGCTGCTGCACAG AAAGCACGTCAACTTGGATTTCAAAAGGTACAGGTTTTGATCAAAGGACCAGGTCCGGGAAGACAG CCGTCCATTAAAGGTCTCGAGGGTGGTGGTCTACAGATAGTGTCTGTACAAGATGTCACCCCAGTCCCACATAATGGTTGCAGGCCAAGGAAAGCAAGAAGATTATAA
- the LOC135338229 gene encoding 1-acyl-sn-glycerol-3-phosphate acyltransferase gamma-like: protein MLSPMLLLRLFFAVTFSYVFAASGLVASAVCLILTVFLWPCARMTYRKIVCWIGYSILGQIVWVCRDWATLDIVLYGEDSAYEKFAKESALMICSHRGDLDWVAGLVVGAYYKALHAIRSLPKRSVLFVPGFGQICWALEFPFLKRNYAQDQETIAKISDIYNNYPYPIQVAIFCEGTRFTVEKHKLAVKFEQEKGLPVLNHHLAPRTKGFAVLAEHFKPGGKFTAVLDVGFAYRDWPGQNLPSFLDMLLGKKVTLLWYMRRIPMEDLPSGHEELQRFCYQLFQDKDKVYEYFLQNGVFPGPSRPLPPHTNTMWFVRLNTFFWAMVTCVVPALVMFCTLSWFTLGLLCAGGTLFNGLALAGLLKYAYGGDIPVDTPEVKKKTN, encoded by the exons ATGCTCTCGCCGATGTTGCTTCTCCGGCTGTTCTTTGCAGTTACTTTTTCCTACGTCTTCGCGGCCAGTGGTCTGGTAGCTAGTGCGGTGTGTCTCATACTCACCGTGTTTCTATGGCCCTGTGCCAGGATGACATACAGAAAGATCGTGTGCTGGATAGGATACAGTATACTGGGAC AGATAGTGTGGGTGTGCAGAGACTGGGCCACGCTGGATATAGTACTGTACGGGGAGGACAGTGCCTACGAGAAATTTGCCAAGGAATCGGCCCTGATGATTTGCAGTCACCGTGGTGATTTGGACTGGGTGGCTGGCCTTGTTGTCGGAGCCTACTACAAGGCTCTCCAT GCCATACGGTCACTTCCGAAACGATCGGTACTGTTTGTCCCCGGGTTTGGTCAGATTTGTTGGGCACTCGAGTTCCCATTCCTGAAAAGAAACTACGCTCAGGACCAGGAAACAATTGCCAAGATCTCGGACATTTACAACAACTACCCGTACCCCATACAG GTGGCTATATTTTGTGAGGGTACTAGGTTTACAGTGGAGAAGCACAAGCTAGCTGTCAAGTTTGAGCAAGAGAAAGGTCTTCCAGTGTTAAACCACCACCTTGCTCCTCGTACCAAGGGGTTCGCCGTATTAGCTGAGCATTTCAAACCTGGAG GAAAGTTCACAGCCGTGCTTGATGTTGGATTTGCCTATCGTGACTGGCCTGGACAGAACCTACCCAGTTTCCTGGACATGCTCTTAGGGAAGAAAGTGACACTGCTCTGGTACATGAGGAGGATTCCAATGGAGGACCTACCATCGGGTCACGAGGAGCTGCAGAGATTTTGTTATCAGCTATTTCAGGACAAG GACAAGGTCTATGAGTACTTCCTACAGAATGGAGTGTTCCCTGGGCCCTCACGgcccctccctcctcacaCGAACACTATGTGGTTTGTTCGCCTCAACACCTTCTTCTGGGCCATGGTCACCTGCGTAGTACCTGCACTGGTCATGTTCTGCACACTCTCCTGGTTCACTCTAGGGCTCCTCTGTGCTGGGGGAACTCTCT TCAATGGATTGGCACTTGCGGGGCTGCTCAAGTACGCCTATGGTGGAGACATTCCAGTAGACACTCCAGAAGTGAAAAAGAAAACAAACTAA
- the LOC135338217 gene encoding tubulin polyglutamylase ttll6-like, translating into MSSEVDEPAAARLKEGASPKVEAKKTKTKRKRQSLTINLTNCKYDSVRRVARKFGLRPVGDGDEWTVYWIDTSVILDRVMSMKRYQKINHFPGMSEICRKDLLARNMNRMFKLFPKEYNVFPKSWCMPADYSDFKAHCRAHKYKTFITKPENSSQGKGIIVFKNPKEIRAGEHSVVQQYIAKPFIIDGFKFDLRIYVVVTSCDPFRIYVYKDGLARFATVKYHEPTGANVAKQCMHLTNYAINKHSKDFIRDDDSGSKRRITTVNQWFVENGYDLAKIWGDIDDVIIKTLIAAHPTLKHNYRSCFPNHNTGSACFEILGFDVLLDSKLKPWLVEVNHSPSFHTDAPLDKEVKEGLLFDTLNLVDLYANDKKKCEEEDRRRVQERLLNKQKSKEASTPAVENDSRAKYEARLGSYEIAHRGGLRRIYPNGNEDYYAPFYTQSTSLCAETAASKMRVELSRQQREEIDAKKKEIESFKRKLGGGGGKSKSDDLKSDDVRPESPQPARKVSRVRAVKQRPVLMYNSAGHRLKPDDDPLVPCGDGVAPQSIREEDELERLAGLQLRDSLVRGMGVSEQLQAVLASGTAPTTYDTRELSIISRGSSVVSKSVFYSSHSYPHDSGIEESTSGVSLPPDGCYGTESSHSLLSSTPLHCLPGSNYFQLDNTCNSKVSYSGLLKRHYRQGIPAQHSSSATPTKSLTAAYNRPSCAFGNRPTAPGAQGRINRGTQSRRPQRQPNSLDLNAELFGLSVVSAPIRTAIRKQYPGPGMGGASGGTPQQPSRTHLAAGYF; encoded by the exons ATGAGCAGTGAAGTAGATGAGCCAGCTGCAGCGAGGCTCAAAGAAGGGGCCAGTCCCAAAGTGGAAGCAAAGAAAACTAAGACAAAAAGGAAAAGACA GAGTTTGACAATCAATCTCACCAACTGCAAGTATGATAGTG TTCGTCGAGTTGCTCGGAAGTTTGGGCTACGACCAGTGGGGGATGGTGATGAGTGGACCGTGTACTGGATAGACACATCTGTAATCCTGGATAGGGTCATGAGCATGAAGAGATATCAG AAAATCAATCATTTTCCTGGGATGTCTGAGATATGTCGCAAGGACCTGCTGGCTAGAAACATGAACAGAATGTTTAAGCTTTTCCCAAAAGAGTACAACGTCTTCCCCAAATCATGGTGTATGCCAGCGGA TTACAGTGACTTCAAGGCTCACTGTAGAGCGCACAAGTACAAAACCTTCATCACAAAGCCTGAGAACAGCAGTCAGGGTAAGGGCATTATAGTCTTCAAGAACCCCAAGGAGATCAGAGCAGGGGAGCACTCCGTTGTACAGCAGTACATAGCCAAG CCGTTCATAATAGATGGGTTCAAATTCGACCTTCGTATCTACGTTGTGGTGACTTCCTGTGACCCGTTTAGGATCTACGTGTACAAAGATGGTCTGGCCCGGTTTGCCACTGTCAAGTACCATGAGCCAACTGGTGCCAATGTG GCCAAGCAGTGTATGCATCTCACCAACTATGCCATTAATAAGCACAGCAAGGACTTCATACGCGATGATGACAGTGGAAGCAAGAGGAGAATCACTACCGTCAATCAGTGGTTCGTTGAGAATGGATACGACCTCGCCAAGATATGGGGAGACATTGAT GATGTAATCATCAAGACGTTGATAGCTGCTCACCCAACACTCAAGCATAACTATCGCTCCTGCTTCCCCAACCACAACACTGGGAGTGCCTGTTTTGAGATACTCGGATTTGACGTTTTACTGGACAGCAAGTTGAAACCATGGCTAGTCGAG GTGAACCACTCCCCTAGCTTCCACACGGACGCCCCCCTGGACAAGGAGGTAAAGGAAGGGCTGCTCTTTGACACCCTCAACCTCGTGGACCTCTACGCTAATGATAAGAAAAAATGTGAGGAGGAGGACAGACGCAGAGTTCAGGAGAGACTGCTGAACAAGCAGAAATCAAAAGAGGCAAG TACACCAGCAGTTGAAAATGACTCCAGAGCAAAGTACGAAGCTCGTCTTGGGAGCTATGAGATTGCTCACAGAGGGGGCCTGCGAAGGATATACCCAAACGGCAATGAGGATTACTATGCTCCATTCTACACTCAAAGCACTTCGCTATGTGCGGAGACAGCTGCCTCTAAAATGAGGGTCGAGCTATCCCGCCAGCAGAGGGAAGAAATCGATGCCAAGAAGAAAGAAATTGAGTCTTTCAAACGAAAACTTGGAGGTGGTGGGGGGAAGTCCAAGTCTGATGATCTGAAATCTGATGATGTGAGACCAGAAAGCCCACAACCTGCAAGGAAGGTGTCTCGTGTTAGAGCCGTCAAGCAACGACCTGTCTTAATGTACAACAGTGCTGGCCATAGACTCAAGCCAGATGATGAC CCCCTGGTGCCATGTGGTGATGGCGTGGCTCCACAGTCCATCAGAGAAGAGGATGAACTCGAGCGACTAGCCGGCCTACAACTGAGGGATAGTCTGGTGCGAGGAATGGGAGTATCGGAACAACTACAAGCTGTACTGGCATCTGGCACTGCACCCACAACATACGATACTAGAGAACTTTCTATTATTTCAAGAGGATCCTCGGTCGTTTCTAAATCTGTGTTCTACTCCAGTCATAGCTACCCCCACGACTCTGGTATTGAAGAATCTACCAGTGGAGTTTCATTACCTCCTGATGGTTGTTATGGGACTGAGTCAAGCCACAGTTTGTTGAGCTCCACACCGCTACACTGTCTACCAGGATCAAACTATTTTCAGCTCGACAATACATGTAACTCTAAAGTATCGTACAGTGGGCTGTTGAAGCGTCATTACAGACAGGGCATACCTGCACAGCACTCCAGTAGTGCCACGCCTACCAAGAGTCTAACAGCCGCCTACAATAGACCAAGCTGTGCATTTGGAAACAG ACCCACTGCCCCTGGTGCCCAAGGACGTATCAACAGAGGTACTCAAAGCCGACGGCCGCAGAGACAACCCAACTCACTGGATTTAAACGCAGAACTATTTGGTCTGTCTGTAGTCTCAGCTCCAATTCGAACGGCTATTCGTAAACAGTACCCCGGTCCCGGAATGGGTGGAGCTAGTGGGGGAACTCCCCAACAACCATCCCGCACTCACTTAGCAGCAGGTTATTTTTAA
- the LOC135338242 gene encoding uncharacterized protein LOC135338242, with translation MASKMNDELLSTEFFGFHPGKLYKEIYAVGYNEFIEAVKALKKALHDEFPDNQDEIDRSCDSFLTEYCETFDKKWFKVFADFCSKNVFKIPAHVPVYDPELNEREANQEAAVRVRQLKNKVLAMEYFNCRLLEKIKEVDGQIAEREQLKERIEQMKVKVEVIKKGRELEAELTSITDELPHNETHQTEA, from the coding sequence ATGgctagcaaaatgaatgaTGAATTGCTATCTACAGAGTTCTTTGGGTTCCATCCTGGAAAGTTGTACAAGGAGATCTACGCTGTAGGCTACAACGAGTTCATAGAGGCAGTTAAAGCTCTCAAGAAAGCTCTTCATGATGAATTTCCTGACAATCAGGACGAGATTGACAGAAGCTGCGACTCTTTCCTGACTGAGTACTGTGAGACATTCGATAAGAAATGGTTTAAAGTGTTCGCTGATTTCTGCTCCAAGAATGTGTTTAAAATACCTGCCCACGTACCTGTGTATGACCCTGAGTTGAACGAAAGAGAAGCCAATCAAGAGGCAGCTGTGAGAGTGCGACAACTCAAGAACAAGGTGCTAGCAATGGAGTACTTCAATTGTCGCCTCCTCGAGAAGATTAAAGAAGTCGATGGCCAGATTGCAGAGAGGGAACAACTGAAGGAAAGAATCGAGCAGATGAAGGTTAAAgtggaggttataaagaaaggcAGAGAGTTGGAAGCGGAGCTGACGTCCATCACTGATGAACTACCTCACAACGAAACACACCAAACTGAGGCATAG
- the LOC135338225 gene encoding ubiquitin-conjugating enzyme E2 Q2-like, translating to MSRQKLLRTELSILEKCFPKNCDGCFQIVVSSVEELVCRFTNSKNGTSTIYDLTCNISPSYPVVMPIWISDSEDKYIADLVGELNMSEAAGSSHPLLSKVRYFISQMCEHMIVSLPPQVEQLFSMAAQQGQDSDSDNMEEDIGSDETLSDGDDVADGTDDDGDIGEDMFADEDLDLQADDQPDIGGDIGIAEENKAILERVRMNTRQEYLGGATSGSIAATDRLMRELKDIYRSQNLKDNIFSVELIDDCLYNWNMKLYKVDPDSPLFEDMKKLRSAEGKDHLLFHIVFDDKFPYSPPFVRLVKPVVTGGYVLAGGAICMELLTPQGWSSAYTVEAVIMQIQATLVKGKARIVFNQARGEAYTLSKAQHAYKSLVKIHEKSGWFTPPKDEG from the exons ATGTCACGCCAAAAACTACTGAGAACAGAGCTGTCGATTCTGGAGAAGTGTTTCCCTAAAAACTGTGACGGATGCTTTCAGATAGTAGTATCTTCTGTAGAGGAACTTGTCTGTCGATTCACTAACTCAAAAAATGGCACCTCTACTATCTACGATTTAACATGTAACATATCG CCTAGTTACCCGGTTGTCATGCCGATATGGATATCGGACAGCGAAGATAAGTATATAGCAGACTTGGTTGGTGAGCTCAACATGTCCGAGGCTGCTGGGTCCAGTCACCCG CTTCTGTCAAAAGTTCGATACTTTAtctcacaaatgtgtgagcATATGATTGTATCCCTCCCTCCACAAGTAGAGCAGCTATTCAGTATGGCAGCTCAGCAG GGCCAAGATTCTGACTCTGACAACATGGAAGAGGATATAGGATCTGATGAG ACTCTGTCGGATGGTGACGATGTTGCCGACGGCACCGATGATGATGGAGATATAGGAGAGGACATGTTCGCTGATGAGGACCTTGACCTCCAGGCAGA TGACCAGCCGGACATTGGAGGGGATATCGGGATAGCAGAGGAGAACAAGGCCATTCTAGAGAGGGTACGAATGAATACTCGACAAGAGTACCTGGGTGGAGCTACCTCCGGGTCCATTGCTGCCACTGATCGACTCATGAGAGAGCTCAAGGATATCTACCGATCTCAAAACCTCAAAGACA ATATCTTCTCTGTTGAATTGATCGATGACTGCCTCTATAATTGGAACATGAAACTCTACAA AGTGGACCCGGACAGTCCCCTCTTTGAGGACATGAAGAAGCTGCGATCTGCCGAGGGAAAGGACCACCTCCTCTTCCACATTGTGTTTGATGACAAGTTCCCCTACAGCCCTCCGTTTGTGAGACTAGTCAAACCGGTTGTGACTGGTGGCTATGTCCTGGCGGGGGGTGCCATCTGTATGGAGCTCCTCACTCCACAG ggctGGAGCAGTGCTTACACTGTGGAGGCTGTCATCATGCAGATCCAGGCCACTCTGGTCAAGGGCAAGGCTCGCATTGTCTTCAATCAAGCAAGA GGTGAGGCTTACACACTGTCCAAGGCGCAGCATGCCTACAAGTCACTAGTCAAGATACATGAGAAGAGTGGGTGGTTCACGCCCCCCAAAGACGAGGGTTGA
- the LOC135338215 gene encoding myotubularin-related protein 10-A-like — MANFIRKKKRSPLNISFECEGLDLLPGEIIVANAKNAQLILTFQEKLSLAVGGALVCTNYRVTFIPDKQVLSKMHHIDSSYFAASRDIPLGCVDRIAVFSNKSKRVLNGLATLPKKISQLEITCKDIRRLLFSVKQCEKTDVSSVVSGIARHSHPGHVHLLFAFDYTLALKRSRSRETTPPVGSADTAIPTFLTARDWQRELHRLGVTNDQWRVSEANKKFLVCSSLCPYFACPTSYSDLALENAAGLHVNNRPPVWCWSHPHTGVSLTRAAALAIEDTIEAPDPVYLRSVAMARHEQYKANSKRVYQYNVSVRCGPLKNLASGFPRLQELCTPPSLSDLSSHDKRWLGGLEASGWLSTVRSCLLASKEIANLICIKQRCVMILDETGRDLSCVVSSLVQMMIDPYFRSLSGFELLVQKEWVAMGHPFMTRHRLTTEAPPTNSEEQPQTGKDLSAPVFLLFLDCVWQLSKQFPSAFEFSEMFLLRFHDMTLQCLYNNFLFDSPKQRLQASIYSRKSCFFGDEDESMDSTENNYEGPILSAWNNWRSSLSQEENEECLNPLYYVFGSSDAHYYYNSTNPLQAELTPPTSLLPERPVDLATAGNHGLYRDSRDTSPADLALDSKMRDYYQRGLLMPETSMCNMNVWGGFFFRYVPELSLQQRVTQSTLQKLESRMVRDVRKMKDELNEVELTVGSYTSDLTSFIGEVLQTREKELSQDKEMAVDQSLTAQPRLSAAIYSYDEPDASIEIDNGTMGESLSQEQLLGNGDLSQNSLLSRPSLTLSLSQQKTTMAEFTDALYSSQREEEGRNVVRFKHLSPRASSSPTSSPVPLGRSPVIKTRLKVTRSKASDPIIAAWQHSSPKQLSKTPEEKFLFKDSDIVHSLEFSDV, encoded by the exons ATGGCTAACTTCATTCGCAAGAAGAAGCGATCTCCTTTGAATATCTCTTTTGAGTGTGAGGGGTTGGACTTGTTGCCAG GTGAGATCATAGTTGCTAACGCTAAGAATGCTCAACTCATCCTGACCTTTCAAGAGAAGCTAAGTTTGGCCGTCGGTGGCGCTTTGGTGTGCACTAATTACAGGGTCACCTTCATACCGGACAAGCAGGTGCTCTCCAAG ATGCACCATATTGACTCGAGTTATTTTGCTGCCAGTAGGGACATTCCCTTAGGCTGTGTGGACCGCATTGCTGTGT tttctaACAAGAGTAAGAGAGTGTTGAATGGTTTGGCTACTCTCCCTAAAAAGATCTCTCAATTGGAGATCACTTGTAAAGACATTCGACGACTTCTCTTCAGTGTCAAACAATGTGAAAAAACGGACGTGTCTTCA GTCGTTAGTGGTATAGCTAGACACTCCCACCCCGGACATGTGCATCTCCTTTTTGCCTTTGACTATACTCTCGCTCTCAAGAGGTCAAGAAGTCgggagaccacaccccctgttGGAAGTGCCGACACGGCCATTCCTACGTTCCTAACGGCACGAGATTGGCAGAGAGAGCTGCACCGGTTAGGAGTCACCAATGACCAATGGAGGGTATCTGAGGCCAACAAGAAGTTCCTCGTTTGCTCCAG CTTGTGCCCTTACTTTGCCTGTCCTACCAGCTACTCTGACTTAGCCCTGGAGAATGCAGCTGGTCTCCATGTCAACAACCGCCCCCCTGTCTGGTGCtggtcacacccccacactGGCGTATCACTCACACGTGCTGCTGCCCTCGCCATCGAAGACACTATAGAAGCTCCTGACCCAGT TTATCTGCGGAGTGTTGCTATGGCGCGCCACGAGCAGTACAAGGCCAACAGTAAGAGAGTGTACCAGTACAACGTGAGCGTCAGGTGTGGACCACTCAAGAACTTAGCCTCAGGGTTCCCAAGACTACAAGAGCTCTGCACACCTC CCTCTCTGAGTGATCTGTCATCACATGACAAGCGCTGGTTAGGGGGACTGGAGGCATCTGGATGGTTGAGTACAGTGAGGTCATGTCTACTGGCCTCCAAGGAGATTGCCAACTTGATCTGTATCAAGCAGAGATGTGTCATGATATTAG atgaAACAGGTAGGGACTTGAGTTGTGTTGTGTCCAGTCTAGTGCAGATGATGATCGATCCTTACTTCCGCTCTCTCTCCGGCTTTGAGCTGTTGGTGCAGAAAGAATGGGTAGCTATGGGTCACCCCTTCATGACCCGGCACAGACTGACGACCGAGGCCCCACCCACTAACAGCGAAGAACAGCCTCAAACAGGAAAGGACTTAAGT GCCCCAGTGTTCCTCCTGTTCCTGGACTGTGTATGGCAGCTCTCGAAACAGTTCCCTTCAGCATTTGAATTCTCTGAGATGTTCCTCCTCCGTTTCCACGATATGACTCTCCAGTGCTTGTACAACAACTTCCTCTTTGACTCGCCCAAACAAAGATTGCAAGCATCCATCTACTCTCGAAAAAGTTGTTTCTTTGGCGACGAAGATGAATCCATGGATAGTACTGAGAATAACTACGAAGGCCCTATTTTGTCAGCCTGGAACAATTGGAGATCGTCGCTTAGCCAAGAGGAAAACGAAGAGTGTCTAAACCCACTCTATTATGTCTTTGGTAGTAGTGATGCTCACTATTACTACAACAGTACCAACCCCCTACAAGCTGAGCTAACTCCTCCCACGTCACTGCTCCCCGAGAGACCTGTTGATCTAGCCACGGCTGGCAACCACGGTTTGTATAGGGACAGTCGCGACACATCCCCGGCTGATCTAGCACTAGATTCGAAAATGAGGGACTACTATCAAAGAGGACTTCTCATGCCTGAGACATCGATGTGCAATATGAATGTTTGGGGGGGTTTTTTCTTCAGGTATGTGCCGGAGCTAAGCTTGCAGCAACGAGTCACTCAAAGCACTCTTCAGAAACTCGAGAGTCGTATGGTTCGTGATGTGCGTAAGATGAAAGATGAATTGAACGAAGTGGAACTAACTGTTGGTTCATACACAAGTGATTTGACTAGCTTCATTGGAGAAGTGCTTCAGACTAGAGAGAAAGAGTTGTCGCAAGACAAAGAAATGGCGGTGGATCAAAGCCTAACTGCTCAGCCAAGACTCTCAGCTGCGATATACTCGTATGATGAACCAGACGCTAGTATCGAGATTGATAATGGAACAATGGGAGAATCTCTCAGCCAAGAACAATTGCTAGGAAATGGTGACTTGTCACAAAACTCTCTTTTGAGCAGACCCAGcctcactctctctctatcgCAACAAAAGACAACTATGGCAGAATTCACAGATGCTCTTTATAGTAGTCAGAGAGAGGAAGAAGGGAGGAACGTTGTTCGCTTCAAGCATCTTTCACCTCGTGCTTCATCCAGCCCCACTAGCTCCCCCGTCCCTCTGGGCCGAAGCCCTGTGATAAAGACAAGACTGAAGGTGACTAGAAGCAAGGCTAGTGATCCAATTATAGCTGCCTGGCAACACTCATCACCCAAGCAACTTTCGAAAACACCAGAAGAAAAATTTCTGTTCAAAGACTCAGACATTGTGCATTCGTTGGAATTTTCAGATGTATAG